TGGGCAGGCTCGCCCGTCCAAAGTTCAATAGTGAGCGGGTTGGTTATAGCCGCGTAAACCTCTTCGGGAGTGGCGGGTATGGTGTAATATTTTTTAAAATCTTTCACGGGCGCAAGTTAGCGTTAATCCGGCTATTTTACCACCGGGCCAAGCGGTAAAACAACACGACCATATACCTCGTTCAGCACCTGGGCAATACCTGTGTAAATTGCGGATGCGCCGCAGATAATACCTTCGTAGCCTGCAATGTGCTTAATAGTTTCGTTACCCGTAGCATCGCCCCAAACTAACAACCCGAATAGTATAACTAACGAGCCGAACACAAACTGCAGCGCCTTGCTTAACCTTAAGGTGCCAAAAAACAGGAATAACGTAAACAATCCCCACATCGCTAAAAAAGCTACTAATGCATCATTGGATGTTTTTTCGGCGAGGCCCAGCTTGGGCAGAAAGTTCATGGCCACAAATGTTAGCCAAAACATGCCGTATGAGGTAAATGCGGTTAAGCCAAAGGTATTATTCTTTTTTGCCTCTATAATACCGGCAATTACTTGCGCGGTTCCGCCATAAAATATGCCCATGGCAAGTATCATGGCATTGATCTCAAAAAAGCCGGCATTGTGCACATTAAGCAAAATGGTTGTCATACCGAAGGCGCATAAACCTAGCGGCGCAGGGTTAGCCGTGCTCTCAACCATTGAAATGGGAGTGGTTGTGCTCATAATTTTAGATGAATTAAAAGGTAAATAATTGGATGCGTGCAATGTATGCTTAAAAATGAATTAAGCAAAATTTTTTAAACTCCCGTGGTATTTCAATGTTGTAACACTATATATGCAGAAACTCGTTTTGCTTCGCCACGGCGAAAGCGTATTTAACCAGGAGGGCAGGTTTACCGGCTGGACAGACGTTGATCTGTCTGAAGAAGGGTTCGCACAAGCCAAGCGTGCCGGGCAGCTACTGGCCAAGCATGGCTATAATTTTGATGCGGGGTTTACGTCGGTTTTAAAACGGTCAATAAAAACGCTTCACATCGTGCTTGAAGAACTGGATCATTTATGGATACCGGTAACCAAGTCTTGGCGGTTAAATGAACGTTTTTACGGTGCCTTGCAAGGGCTTAATAAGCAGGAAACCATTGAGAAGTACGGAGAGGAGCAAGTGCATAAATGGCGCCGCGACCCTAATGAACATCCACCTGCCATAACCAAAGATGATGACCGCTACCCGGGCAAGGATGTACGTTACAAAAACCTGACCGGTCGCGAGTTGCCCTTAACTGAAAACTTGAGTGAAACAATGGAACGTGTGTTACCGTTTTGGGGTGAGGTAATTGTGCATGCAATGCGCGAGAGTAAACAGGTGATCATCTGCGCGCATGGTAACAGTTTACGTGCTTTAATTAAGTATATTGATTTAATGAGCGATGAGGAGGTAACCGATCTGGAAATACCCACAGCCACCCCCTGGGTTTATGAGTTGGATGAAGAGTTAAACCGCATCAGGCATTACTATCTCGAATAACTGACTGGCTTACCGCACATGGAAAATTACGTTATGGTGTAAATAGGCTTTAGATATATTTTTTATCTTTGCCGATTGACAATGAACAGGAAAGTAGCGTTTTATACACTGGGCTGTAAGCTTAATTATTCTGAAACTTCGAGTATCGGTCGTTTATTTAACGATGCCGGTTACAGCACCGTTGATTTTACCGATGCGCCGGATGTATATGTGATAAACACATGCTCGGTTACCGAGAACGCTGATAAAAAATGTAAGAAGATAGTCAAAGAGGCTTTAAAGGTATCGCCTAACGCTTACATTACTATTGTTGGTTGCTATGCGCAGCTTAAGCCCAAAGAAATAGCCGAAATTCCGGGTGTGGACATGGTGCTTGGCGCGGCCGAGAAATTCCAAATCATTGATCACATAACAGACCTTACCAAGCAGCCAAAAACGTTGGTATATAATCAGCCCGTTTCTGAAGCGAACGAGTTTGTTCCGGCATATTCATTTGGAGATCGTACCCGTACGTTTTTAAAAGTTCAGGACGGTTGCGATTATTCATGCACATTCTGTACTATACCATTAGCGCGCGGCGCCAGCCGTAGCGACACTATTGAGAATGTATTAAAACAAGCCCGTAAAATAGCGGAGTCCGGCGTTAAGGAAATTGTACTTACAGGTGTTAACCTGGGCGATTTCGGCATTCGTAACGGCCAGCGCGAAGATAAATTCTTTGACCTGGTTAAAGCATTGGATGAGGTTGAAAGTATTGACAGGATACGTATTTCATCTATCGAACCTAACTTACTTACCGACGAAATTATTGAGTTTGTGGCTACCTCCAAAAGGTTTGTACCGCATTTTCATATCCCGCTGCAATCAGGCTCTGATAAAATCCTGGGATTGATGCGCCGCCGTTATAAGCAAGCTTTATACGCTGATAGGGTAGCTAAAATAAAAGCTGTAATGCCCGACTGCTGCATTGGGGTAGATGTGATTGTGGGTTTCCCGGGCGAAACCCGCGAGGACTTTATAGATACCTATAACTTTTTAAATGGTATGGATATTTCATACCTCCATGTGTTTACTTACTCTGAGCGTGAAAATACACTCGCTGCCGAGATGCAGGGCGCTGTACCCGGCTCAACCCGTGCCGATAGGAGCAAAATGCTGCACATATTGTCTGACAAAAAACGCCGTGCATTTTACGAAGGGCAGTTGAACAAAATCGAAGAGGTGTTATTTGAAGGCGACATTAAAGACGGTTTAATGCATGGCTTTACCCGTAACTATGTTAAGGTAAAGGCTAAATATGATCCGGTTTTAGTTAACGAGCTTAAAACGGTGCAATTAACAAATATATCACCGGATGGTGATGTAGAAATTACAGAAGCGGTTGAGGTATTAGTGCATTAAAAGCATATATTCGTCCTCAAAATACTGCTTATGTTTCCTACCATATCCGAGCTGATACACTATCTCACCGGGTTAAACGTACCGCCATTACCCATACAAACTTTTGGATTTTTTGTAGCCATAGCTTTTATGGCGGCTTATTGGGCTTTTGTACAGGAATTTAAACGCCGCGAAAAGCTTGGCGAGATTCATCCGATTGAAAAAACAATTACTGTTGGCGAACCCCTGTCAACAGCAGAAATAATAGGCAACGGTATTTTTGGTTTTGTTATCGGCTTTAAAGTGCTTGAAGCCATACTGCATTATCAGGATCTGATAAGCGATACGCAAAGCTTTTTACTATCCGCCCGGGGTAATTTATTAGGCGGTATTGTGTTAGCCGCGGTGTTTATCTATTGGGCTTACGCCGAAAATAAAAAGCAACGCCTGCCGCAGCCCGTGCAAAAACGTGTTTTGGTTCATCCGCACGAATTGATGGGCAACATATTGTTATGGGCAGCGGTTTTTGGTTTTGCCGGGGCAAAGCTTTTTAACGCGCTTGAGAATTGGGATGCCTTTACGGCTGATCCGGTTGGAATGCTGATCGGTACCAGCGGATTAACCTTTTATGGTGGATTAATATGTGGTGGTGCTGCTGTATTATACATAGCTAAAAAAAACGGAATTAAACCACTCACTATGCTTGATATTGGCGGACCGGGAATGATGCTGTCATACGCGGTAGGCCGTATCGGCTGTCAGATGGCAGGCGATGGCGATTGGGGCATTGTAAACCTTGCACCAAAACCTGGATGGCTAAGCTGGGCGCCCGATTGGATGTGGGCGTTTAAATATCCGCACAACGTAAATGCCGAAGGCGTGCCTATTGCCGGTTGCCTGGGTAAGTATTGTAATGAATTACCGCAGCCGGTTTTCCCTACGCCGTTTTACGAGGTTGTGGTTTGCCTGGTACTGTTCTTAATTATTTGGACCATTCGCAATAAGGTTACAAAACCGGGTGCATTGTTCGGTATTTACCTGATACTGGCAGGTATTGAGCGTTTCTTTGTCGAGCTGATCCGTGTGAATACCAAGTATCATTTATTTGGTATATCATTCACCCAGGCTGAGATGATCTCACTATTTATGGTAATTGCCGGAGTGATATTATTAGCACGAAGCGATAACAAAAGAACAAACCCGACGCCTGCAATTTAACCGTTATTAAGAATAGAATTTATGAATCTACAGGAAGTTGTGCTAAGTATTGTCGAGCTGGCTAAACAGGTTGGTGATTTCATCCGCCAGGAAAGAAAAACCTTTAGTACGGATAAGATAGAATATAAGGGACTGAATGACCTGGTATCGTATGTTGATAAAACCGCAGAGCAGCAACTGGTTGCCGGGCTTGAAAAGATATTGCCGGTAGCAGGTTTTATTACCGAAGAAAAAACAAGCACCAAAATTGGGCATGTATATAACTGGATCATCGATCCGCTGGATGGTACTACCAACTTTATACATGGCTTGCCGACCTTCTCAATCAGTATAGCACTTAAAGAATACGATGAATTGGTGGTGGGTGTAATATACGAGGTAAACCTTGATGAGTGTTTTTATGCCTGGAAAGGTGCGCCTGCGTACCTGAATGGTAACGAGATAAAGGTAAGTAATGCGCCTACACTTGAGCATAGCTTGCTGGCCACGGGTTTTCCTTATTACGATTTTGGCAAGCAGGAGCAGTACATGAAATTGTTTGCCGAACTGATGCGCAGTTGCCACGGCTTACGCCGTATTGGTTCAGCCGCGGTTGACCTGGCTTATACAGCTTGTGGCCGCTTTGAAGGCTTTTACGAATACAATCTAAACGCATGGGATATTGCAGCAGGTATTGTAATAGTAAAACAAGCTGGCGGACAGGTGGTAAATTTTAAAGGTGGTGATGAAGTTATTGAAACACGGGAATTATTAGCCACTAATGGTAATATTACCGGGGAGATGTTGCAGTTTATCCAAAAGTATTTTTGATTTGATTTTAGGATTTGCCTGATTGCAGGATTTCATTTTTAGATTGCACTGGTTTTAGGAGATTGATTTCTCCGATTGTTTAATAAAAAAAAGTCCCATAGTTCAACCTATGGGACTTTTTTATAATGTATTATTTTATCTGAGTAATTTCAATCGATGAAATCATAAAGTAAATCAGTGAAATCCTATCATTAATAAGCTTCAGACACTACTTCGGTAACACCCGGTACCATACGTTTAAGCAGGTTTTCAATACCGGCTTTCAGGGTTACGGTTGATGACGGGCAACCGCTGCATGAACCGCGAAGCTCAACAGTAACCACACCTTCATCAAATGATTTGTAGGTAATAGCACCGCCATCCTGCTCAACAGCCGGGCGAACGTAATCATTCAGTATTTGCTGTATTTTTATTTCGGTGTCGGTACCTTCAAAGTCAACTTCTTCATGCGCTTCGGCTTTAACAACAAGTTCTGATTCAACCGCACCTTTTACGAATTCTTTTAATATAGGCTCTATGTCGGCCCAGTCAGTACCTTCTGTTTTGGTAACGGTAACAAAGTTGCTGGCGAAAAACACGCCGTTTACAAACGAGAATTTATATAGCTCTTTTGCAAAGGTCGAAGTTTCGGCGCTTTCTTTGGTAGGGTAGTCCACACTGCCGTTTATCAGCAACTTGTTCACAATGAACTTCATGGTTGCCGGGTTTGGCGTAGCTTCGGTATATACGTTGATATTCATTTCTTTCGAGATTGTTATTTGTATTAATAACAAATTTAAACAGCTTTTTTGGTAAAAAAGCAAACCAATTTAGTTATGACCGCTTAATGACTTTGATAATTTTGTTTATATCCCTGTATAATTTGATGGCGTTATCTGTTTAAGTTCTGCCTTTACGCTATCGTTAACATCCAAAGTATCTACAAACGCCGCAATTGTTTCAGCGTTTACATGGGTGTTGGTGCGGGTTAGTTCTTTTAGTGCTTCGTAAGGGTTAGGGTAGGCTTCACGGCGTAAAATGGTTTGTATAGCCTCGGCAACTACCGCCCAATTCGCTTCGAGATCGGCATTGATAGCGGCCTCATTAAGCAATAATTTGTTCAAACCTTTTACAGTCGATTTAATAGCGATCAGGGTATGCGCCACCGGCACGCCGATGTTACGCAGAACGGTACTGTCTGTTAAATCGCGTTGCAGGCGGGAGATTGGTAGTTTTGCAGCCAGATGTTCAAACAGCGCATTCGCTATGCCCAGGTTACCTTCCGAGTTTTCAAAGTCGATAGGGTTTACCTTATGCGGCATAGCCGATGACCCAACTTCGCCGGCTTTGATCTTTTGCTTAAAATAATTCATGGATATGTAGGTCCACATATCACGGTCAAGGTCGATCAGGATGTTGTTGATACGCTTTAGCGCATCGCATTGCGCGGCAAAATTATCATAGTGCTCAATCTGCGTAGTGTACTGCGAGCGGCTCAAGCCTAAAATATTATCAACAAAATTATTTCCGAAAGCTTTCCAGTCTATAGCCGGGTAAGCGATGTTGTGCGCGTTAAAATTGCCGGTAGCGCCCCCAAATTTAGCGGAAAATGGTACCTGCTGCAGTTGCGCCAGCTGCTTTTCAATACGCTCTACAAATACATCGATCTCTTTACCCAAGCGGCTTGGCGACGCAGGCTGACCATGGGTATGTGCCAGCATGGGTATATTTTGCCATTCGGCGGCATAGTTTTTTAGCGTATCTACAAGCTTGTTTATGGCAGGGTAATAGCTTTCGGTAAGTGCCAGTTTAAACGAGTAAGGTATGGCCGTATTATTTATATCCTGCGAGGTAAGGCCAAAGTGTATAAATTCTTTATATTGTTCAATACCTAATTCGTCAAACTTTTGCTTAATAAAGTACTCAACCGCCTTTACGTCATGGTTGGTAGTTTTCTCTATTTGCTTGATGCTTTCGGCATCGGCTTCGCTGAAGTTGTTATAAATGTCGCGCAGTTTACCAGATAACGATCTGTCAAAATCGGCCAGTTGAGGCAGCGGGTGCTCATATAAGGCGATGAAATACTCAATCTCAACAAATACCCTGTATTTAATTAAAGCATATTCAGAAAAATAAGCGGCAAGTCCGGCGGTTGTGTTACGGTACCTGCCATCAACAGGTGATATAGCTGATAAAGCGTTAAGCTGCATAGTAAATAAATTTTTCGCAAAGATACTTTTTACCGCACACTTAATCTCAATACGGCGCAATCAATTATTACGGCAAGCTAATAGTAAGTTAATGTATCTGCCAGTCAATAGTATTTTTGCCTTTTTTTACAAGAATCTCATTGGTTTTAGAGAAATGTCTGCAACCAAAAAAGCCGCTGTCGGCCGAGTATGGCGAGGGGTGGGCAGCTTTTAGTATATGGTGTTTACCTGCATCAATCAGTTCAGCTTTTGCTTGAGCAAACTTACCCCATAGTAAAAATACGATACCTTCCTTTTGTTCGGATATAGTTTTGATCACCGTGTCGGTAAATATCTCCCAACCCTTTTTTTGGTGTGAGCCAGGGCTACCCGCGCGCACGGTAAGCGTGGCGTTCAGCATCATTACTCCCTGTTCGGCCCATTCCGTCAGTTCACCATGCGTCGGTATTGCAAAACCCGGAATATCTGTCACCAGCTCCTTGTAAATGTTTTTAAGTGATGGCGGAGGATTTATCCCTTTTTGTACAGAAAATGACAACCCATGTGCCTGATGCGCTCCATGATATGGGTCCTGACCAAGTATAACAACTTTCAACTTATCAAAAGGTGTTTTGTTAAATGCGTTGAATATATCACTGTTTTTTGGATAGACGGTTTGCCCGCTTTCTTTTTCTGATTTCAAAAATTCGCGAAGCTTAACCATGTAGTCTTTTTGAAACTCGCCGCCCAAAACATTCAGCCACGAAGGCTCTAAATCTATCGCCATAAATATTGTTTGCAGATGTTGATTAAGAGTGCAAATAAACGGATATTTGCGCTTCAAATTGTTATATTACAAATTATGTCAAATATTGTTCGCTTAGTTATAGCGTGTGTAATAATGGGTGCAGGTGTAACACTGTGCGCATTTGGCTTTTGGGGCTGGGGTATACCATTGTTTATATTTGGTGGCCTGGTATTACTCACCTTCTTTTTTAACGAGAATATGATTATCGCGCAATATTTTTTGCGTAAAGAAAATACCGAAAAAGCCGAGCAGTGGCTTGGCAAGATCACCGATTATGAGAAACAACTGCACCGCAAACAGCATGGTTACTACAACCTGCTGGTGGGCTTGATCGAGTCGCGCAAAGCGCCATTAAAATCAGAGAAGTTTTTTAAGAAGGCATTATCACTGGGTATGGGCATGTCGCACAATATCGCATTAGCTAAACTTAGCCTGGCCGGCATAGCTATGGCAAAACGCAACAAGCGCGAAGCGCAGATGTATTTGCAGGAAGCCTCGAAAGAAGATAAGAATAAGTTGCTTGCGGATCAGATAAAAATGATGAAAGCGCAGATGGCGCAAATGGATAAGCAACAGGTAGTACGTGGTGGCTACCGCCAGTTCTAAGATATTATCAAATCAGAGAAAAAATAAAAGCGGTACAAATTATTGTATCGCTTTTATTTTTCGTCAATAGTGCTGAAGTAGCCCGGTTCTGATGCGCTGCCTTGTATGGGCATATAGCGACGTTCAGGAAACCTGAAATCATCTTCCGTAGGGTTTGAAACCTCAACCATTTTTAATATATTCCTGATCAGCGACAAATCAAATGTGCTCTTGTTTAATTTGATCAGGTACTCGTTTTCAGTTATCTCAAGGATTGAACCAGTCATAGTCTTTCTTATTTGCTATATTAACCATAAAGCTAAACAAGTGTTTCGGTACGAAAGTTTTATGAATTTTAACATTTCGTTAAAAAAATGTTATCAACGAAGGTGTAAAATATAAAAGGGCGGTAATTTGTTTAAAATTGCCGCCCTGCTAATTCAAATTTTGTAGGTCGTTATCTTCTGCAGATTCTTGAAATCAGGTTCAGAATAATTACGCGAACCAAGCCATCACCTCTTCCTTAGTTGGCATAGGTATATCAAGCTTCATTTTTTTACGCATACCGCCCATATCGTTATAAACCTTGTTTGGATTGGCTGCCTTTAGTTCTTCTACAGTTTTAAAGCCCATGTTATTTAACACCTGCACCCACACTTCAGGAACTCCAATCTTCACAAAATCTTCAACTGTAGAAACTTTTGCTTTCTTCTCAGGGCGCATCTGCGGAAAGAATAATACTTCCTGGATGGTGCTTTGGTTGGTCATCAGCATCACCAAGCGGTCAATACCAATACCCAGGCCCGATGTTGGCGGCATACCATATTCCAGGGAACGTAAAAAGTCATCGTCCATAGCCATCGCTTCCTCATCACCACGACCGGCCAATATAAGTTGCTCCTCAAAACGCTCACGCTGATCTATCGGGTCATTTAATTCAGAATACGCGTTGCCTATCTCTTTGCCATTCACAAACAACTCGAAGCGCTCAACAAGGCCATCCTTGCTGCGGTGCTTTTTGGCAAGTGGCGTCATCTCGATAGGGTAGTCGGTAATAAAGGTTGGCTGTATTAGGTTGGCTTCTACCTTTGCACTAAATATTTCATCAATCAGTTTACCCTTACCCATTGATTCATCCACTTCGATTTCCAGATCAGCACATACCTTGCGTAAACCTGCCTCATCCATTTGCGATACATCAATGCCGGTGTATTTCAAAATCGAATCATACATCGATAGCTTCTCGTACGGGCCTGCAAAGTTGATCTCGTTGGCGCCAACCTGTACGCTGGTAATACCATGTACGGCTTTTGCAACGATTTCTAAACATTCTTCAAGCATGCCCATCATCCACACATAATCCTTGTAGGCAACGTAAATCTCCATTGCGGTATATTCCGGGTTGTGGGTGCGGTCCATACCCTCGTTACGGAACATCTTGCCAAATTCATACACCCCATCAAAACCTGCTACAATCAGCCTTTTCAGGTAAAGCTCGTTAGCTATACGCAGGTACAAAGGCATATCAAGCGTGTTATGGTGCGTCATGAAAGGCCTTGCAGCCGCGCCACCATGTATTGATTGCAGGATCGGGGTTTCAACCTCCATCCAGCCTTGCGCGTTAAAATAATTACGCATGGTGCTGATCACTTTTGAGCGGTTGATGAAGATCTGCTTAAAGTCCGGGTTTACGGTCAGATCCACATAGCGCTGGCGGTAACGCAGCTCAGGGTCGGTAAAGCCATCATATATATTGCCTTCCTCGTCGCGCTTAACCACAGGTAGCGGTTTCAACGATTTTGAAAGGATGGTCAACTCTTGTGTATGTACTGATATTTCGCCGGTTTGGGTCAGAAATACAAAGCCTTTAACGCCAACGTAGTCGCCAATATCAAGCAATTTTTTGAATACGGTATTGTATAAGGTCTTGTCCTCATCAGGGCAAATATCATCACGTTTGATGTAAACCTGCACGCGGCCGGTTGTATCCTGTATCTCAAAAAACGATGCGCTGCCCATAATACGGCGCGTCATGATACGGCCGGCAATGGTCACCTGTTTATAAGCATCGGGGTTGCTGCTAAAATTTTCGTTAATGTCCTTAGCCCAGGCGGTAACCTTGTATTCTTCGGCCGGGTAGGGGTCAATACCTAAATCGCGTAGATCCTGTAACGATTTGCGACGTAAAATTTCCTGTTCGGATAGCGCAATGCTCATAGTAAAAAGGTGTTTTTATTAAGGCTGCAAAAATAGGTATTTTTTATGTAAGGGCGTATTAAACGGCTAACCTTATATTAAACAATAAATTCGGTAACAATAAACCGATTAATAATTACTTTTGCACTCCAAAATTATACTGTACATGACAGCTAACGAGATACGCAAAGCTTTTCTTGATTTTTTTGCTTCTAAAGGCCATACCATTGTGCCTTCGGCACCTATCGTAGTTAAAAACGACCCTACACTGATGTTCACCAACGCGGGTATGAACCAGTTTAAGGATATATTTTTAGGTGAGGCACCGGCGAAAAGCTCACGCGTGGTTGATACCCAGCGTTGCCTGCGTGTATCGGGCAAGCATAATGATCTGGAAGAGGTGGGTATTGATACTTATCACCATACCATGTTTGAGATGCTGGGCAACTGGAGCTTTGGCGATTACTTTAAAAAGGATGCCATTGCCTGGAGCTGGGAACTGCTGACCGAAGTATATAAGTTACCCAAAGATCGCCTTTACGTAACCTACTTTGAGGGTGACCAAAAGGAAGGTTTGGAAACCGATACCGAAACGCTGGAACTTTGGAAACAGTATGTTGACGAAAGCCATATACTGCCCGGCAACAAAAAAGATAACTTTTGGGAAATGGGCGAAACCGGTCCGTGCGGACCCTGCTCAGAGATTCACTTCGACAGTAGGCCTGATAACGAACGTGTCGAAGTGGATGGCGCCAAGCTGGTAAATGCCGACCACGATCAGGTGATTGAGATATGGAACAACGTATTTATGCAGTTTAACCGCCTTAAGGATAGTTCGCTGCAACCGCTACCGGCAAAGCATGTGGATACAGGCATGGGCTTTGAACGTTTGGTGCGTGTGCTGCAAGGCAAAACTTCTAATTATGATACCGATATTTTTCAACCGCTGATTCAGTTTATTGCTGATAAAAGTGGCAAGCAATATAACGCTGCTGCAAAACCAGGCGAAGAGGGTTGGAATGAAGCTGTTGCCATGCGAGTGTTAGCTGATCATATTCGTGCTATTAGTTTCGCTATAGCAGATGGACAACTACCATCTAATAATAAAGCTGGCTATGTTATCCGCAGGATATTACGCCGCGCGGTGCGTTACTCATACCAATATTTAGGTTTTAAAGATCCGTTCATCAATCAACTAGTGCCTTTACTCGCTGAGCAATTCAAGAGTGTTTTCGATGAATTGTGGGAACAAAAGGATTTTGTGCAGAAGGTAGTTTTGGAAGAAGAAATATCTTTTTTGAGAACGTTAGATAGAGGATTGCAAAAAATCTATACTTATATTTTTGAGCAAGATGCTGTTGGAGTGCCAAGCTTGGATTATTTGAGTGAGCATGACGATAGTTCAACAATCGATGCAAAGAATTATTTCATTAATAATCCTGAGAATTTAAAACACCGCATAATAAGCTATTATGGAGATGTTAAACCAAGTATAGATGGAAAGACAGCGTTTGAGTTATTTGATTCGAACGGGTTTCCTCTTGATTTAACTAAATTAATAGCATCGGATTTTGGGTTTACGGTTGATGAGCATGATTTTAATGTATATCTCCAAGAACAAAAAAATCGTTCCCGCGCTGCAACCGCCATTGATACCGGCGACTGGATCGTATTAAAACAAGATGATTCGGTAGAGTTTGTTGGTTATGATGAAACCGAGGCTGTTGCCCATGTGGTAAAATACCGCAAGGTTACGGCTAAGGGTAAGGAGCAATACCAAATTGTTTTGGATAAAACGCCTTTCTACGCCGAGAGCGGTGGCCAGGTAGGCGATAAGGGCGAACTGGTTTTTCCGGATGGGGAGATCGTGTATGTAACCGATACCAAGAAAGAGAACGGCCTGACCGTTCATTTTACCGATACATTGCCCGAGGGTATCAGTGATGCGTTAACCGCCATTGTTGAACCTGCTTTGCGCCATAGCAGCGAGAGCAACCACTCGGCTACACACTTACTGCACGCCGCGCTTAAACAAGTTTTGGGTACGCACGTAAACCAAAAAGGCTCACTGGTTAATGCCGATTACCTGCGTTTCGATTTCTCGCACTTCGCTAAGGTGACCGACGAGGAGATAGCACAGATAGAAGCGATAGTCAACGCCAAAATACGCGAGAACATCAATCTGAAAGAAGAACGTAACGTGCCGTATCAGCAAGCCTTAAATAGTGGTGTAACCGCCCTGTTTGGCGAGAAGTATGGCGATTATGTACGCGTTATTACTTTTGACGATGATTTCAGCAAGGAACTTTGCGGTGGTACACACGTAAACGCAACCGGGCAAATAGGTTTTTTTAAAATAACCAGCGAAAGCGCCGTTGCCGCGGGCGTGCGCCGCATTGAGGCCATTACCGGCATAGCTGCTGAGAATTACATCAATGCGCAAAGCCTGCTGATCAATCAATTGAAAGAGCTGCTTAAAAACCCGAAGGATATTACCAAAAGCATCGAAAGCTTGATTAGCGAAAATGCCGGACTGAAAAAGGAACTCGAGAAAAGCGTACTCGAGAAAGCTGCCGGCTTAAAGGATGATCTGGCTAAAACAGCCGAAAATATAAATGGCATCAATTTCATCGCCCAAAAAGTGGCTTTACCTAATGCGGATGCAATCAAGAATTTAGCTTACAACCTAAAGGATATAGTCAACGATTTGTTCCTGGTTTTAGCTGCTGATATTGACGGCAAACCAAGCCTTACTGTGATGATAGCGGAAAACCTGGTAAAAGATAAAGGCCTGAACGCGGGCAAGATTGTTGGTGAACTTGCAAAAGAAATCGAAGGGCGTGGCGGCGGTCAGCCATTCTACGCTATGGCCGGT
This Mucilaginibacter defluvii DNA region includes the following protein-coding sequences:
- the ung gene encoding uracil-DNA glycosylase; protein product: MAIDLEPSWLNVLGGEFQKDYMVKLREFLKSEKESGQTVYPKNSDIFNAFNKTPFDKLKVVILGQDPYHGAHQAHGLSFSVQKGINPPPSLKNIYKELVTDIPGFAIPTHGELTEWAEQGVMMLNATLTVRAGSPGSHQKKGWEIFTDTVIKTISEQKEGIVFLLWGKFAQAKAELIDAGKHHILKAAHPSPYSADSGFFGCRHFSKTNEILVKKGKNTIDWQIH
- the purB gene encoding adenylosuccinate lyase; this translates as MQLNALSAISPVDGRYRNTTAGLAAYFSEYALIKYRVFVEIEYFIALYEHPLPQLADFDRSLSGKLRDIYNNFSEADAESIKQIEKTTNHDVKAVEYFIKQKFDELGIEQYKEFIHFGLTSQDINNTAIPYSFKLALTESYYPAINKLVDTLKNYAAEWQNIPMLAHTHGQPASPSRLGKEIDVFVERIEKQLAQLQQVPFSAKFGGATGNFNAHNIAYPAIDWKAFGNNFVDNILGLSRSQYTTQIEHYDNFAAQCDALKRINNILIDLDRDMWTYISMNYFKQKIKAGEVGSSAMPHKVNPIDFENSEGNLGIANALFEHLAAKLPISRLQRDLTDSTVLRNIGVPVAHTLIAIKSTVKGLNKLLLNEAAINADLEANWAVVAEAIQTILRREAYPNPYEALKELTRTNTHVNAETIAAFVDTLDVNDSVKAELKQITPSNYTGI
- a CDS encoding DUF2892 domain-containing protein — encoded protein: MSNIVRLVIACVIMGAGVTLCAFGFWGWGIPLFIFGGLVLLTFFFNENMIIAQYFLRKENTEKAEQWLGKITDYEKQLHRKQHGYYNLLVGLIESRKAPLKSEKFFKKALSLGMGMSHNIALAKLSLAGIAMAKRNKREAQMYLQEASKEDKNKLLADQIKMMKAQMAQMDKQQVVRGGYRQF
- the lysS gene encoding lysine--tRNA ligase; translated protein: MSIALSEQEILRRKSLQDLRDLGIDPYPAEEYKVTAWAKDINENFSSNPDAYKQVTIAGRIMTRRIMGSASFFEIQDTTGRVQVYIKRDDICPDEDKTLYNTVFKKLLDIGDYVGVKGFVFLTQTGEISVHTQELTILSKSLKPLPVVKRDEEGNIYDGFTDPELRYRQRYVDLTVNPDFKQIFINRSKVISTMRNYFNAQGWMEVETPILQSIHGGAAARPFMTHHNTLDMPLYLRIANELYLKRLIVAGFDGVYEFGKMFRNEGMDRTHNPEYTAMEIYVAYKDYVWMMGMLEECLEIVAKAVHGITSVQVGANEINFAGPYEKLSMYDSILKYTGIDVSQMDEAGLRKVCADLEIEVDESMGKGKLIDEIFSAKVEANLIQPTFITDYPIEMTPLAKKHRSKDGLVERFELFVNGKEIGNAYSELNDPIDQRERFEEQLILAGRGDEEAMAMDDDFLRSLEYGMPPTSGLGIGIDRLVMLMTNQSTIQEVLFFPQMRPEKKAKVSTVEDFVKIGVPEVWVQVLNNMGFKTVEELKAANPNKVYNDMGGMRKKMKLDIPMPTKEEVMAWFA